One part of the [Synechococcus] sp. NIES-970 genome encodes these proteins:
- the glyS gene encoding glycyl-tRNA synthetase, beta subunit, giving the protein MATYLIEVGTEELPADFVAAAIAQLQTRVTESLAEHFLAPDEIKVYGTPRRLAVLIAGLPDQQGDREEEIKGPPASAAFKDGQPTKAAEGFARKQGVELSALEVRPTEKGDFVFVQKKTLGRPTPEILQELTLGWFTALEGRRFMRWADGDLRFPRPIRWLVSLWNETVLPLELVNGSGRLEAGRISRGHRILSQGDVTLNRATDYVATLQQAFVEVDPQVREEKIVAGVKAAAAEIGGEAEMPTDLLAEVVNLVEYPTAVVGDIETEFLELPPEVITTVMVTHQRYFAVRDRQDKTKLLPKFITISNGDPQKSEIIAAGNGRVIRARLADGQFFYRADCDDHLETYLPQLEAVTFQEELGTMRHKVDRIMEMSQQIAEQLGVSDEDKEIIASTAMLCKADLVTQMVYEFPELQGIMGQKYALVSGEAPAVAEGIFEHYLPRNADDMLPQTLAGQVVGMGDRLDTLVSIFGLGMIPTGSSDPFALRRAANAIVTVAWEAGLEINLAELLAQGAKDFVTAHPDKPSPLVALQSFFIQRIQTLLQEKGIDYDLVNAVLGSDDAEYTERALTDLLDVGDRAAFLQSIRDDGQLEKIYPTVNRSAKLAMKGALSTAILDPTGVINADKFEQNSERDLYAGLVDLVPTTEVARTERDYQKLIDGLAALAPTVERFFDGEDSVLVMAEDPAVQENRLNLLGLLRNHARVLADFGAIVKQ; this is encoded by the coding sequence ATGGCAACCTACCTCATTGAAGTTGGTACAGAAGAACTCCCTGCTGATTTTGTCGCGGCGGCGATCGCCCAATTGCAGACCCGCGTCACAGAAAGCTTGGCGGAGCATTTTCTCGCCCCGGACGAAATCAAAGTCTATGGTACCCCTCGTCGTCTGGCGGTTTTAATTGCAGGGTTGCCAGACCAGCAAGGCGATCGCGAAGAAGAAATTAAAGGCCCCCCCGCCTCAGCAGCATTTAAAGATGGTCAGCCCACCAAGGCCGCCGAAGGTTTTGCTAGAAAACAAGGGGTTGAGCTGTCGGCTTTGGAAGTGCGCCCCACAGAAAAGGGTGATTTTGTGTTTGTGCAGAAGAAAACCCTCGGTCGGCCGACGCCAGAAATTTTACAAGAATTGACTTTGGGCTGGTTTACGGCCCTCGAAGGCAGACGCTTTATGCGCTGGGCTGATGGGGATCTGCGCTTTCCCCGGCCGATCCGTTGGTTAGTTTCCCTCTGGAATGAAACTGTTTTGCCCCTGGAACTGGTGAATGGCTCCGGTAGGTTAGAAGCGGGTCGTATTTCTCGTGGACACCGGATTTTATCTCAAGGGGATGTGACCTTAAATAGGGCCACTGATTATGTAGCTACCTTGCAACAAGCCTTTGTGGAAGTAGATCCCCAGGTGAGGGAAGAAAAAATTGTTGCTGGAGTAAAAGCGGCGGCGGCAGAGATTGGCGGCGAAGCCGAGATGCCGACTGATCTCCTTGCTGAGGTGGTGAATTTGGTGGAATATCCCACGGCGGTGGTCGGGGACATTGAAACGGAATTTTTAGAGCTTCCCCCGGAAGTAATTACGACGGTGATGGTCACCCACCAACGCTACTTTGCAGTGCGCGATCGCCAAGATAAAACCAAACTATTGCCGAAATTTATCACCATCTCCAATGGTGACCCCCAGAAGTCAGAGATTATTGCCGCTGGGAATGGCCGGGTGATCCGAGCGCGGTTGGCGGATGGTCAGTTTTTCTACCGGGCCGATTGTGATGATCATTTAGAAACCTATCTGCCCCAGCTGGAAGCCGTCACCTTCCAGGAGGAATTAGGGACGATGCGCCACAAGGTGGATCGGATTATGGAAATGTCCCAGCAGATCGCCGAACAGCTTGGGGTTTCTGACGAAGATAAAGAAATTATTGCCAGCACAGCGATGCTCTGTAAGGCGGATTTGGTGACGCAGATGGTCTATGAATTCCCGGAATTGCAGGGGATCATGGGTCAAAAATATGCCCTGGTCAGTGGGGAAGCCCCTGCCGTTGCTGAGGGGATTTTCGAGCATTATTTGCCCCGCAACGCCGATGACATGCTGCCCCAAACCCTCGCCGGCCAGGTGGTGGGTATGGGCGATCGCCTGGATACATTGGTGAGTATTTTTGGCCTGGGGATGATCCCGACGGGGTCTTCGGATCCCTTTGCCCTCAGACGGGCGGCCAATGCGATCGTCACCGTGGCTTGGGAGGCGGGCCTCGAGATTAACCTCGCGGAACTGCTGGCCCAGGGCGCGAAGGATTTTGTCACGGCCCACCCCGATAAACCCTCTCCCTTGGTAGCGTTGCAAAGCTTCTTTATTCAGCGGATCCAAACCCTACTCCAGGAAAAAGGCATTGACTATGACCTAGTAAATGCAGTCCTAGGAAGCGACGATGCAGAATACACCGAACGGGCTTTAACGGATCTCCTCGATGTGGGCGATCGCGCGGCATTTTTACAGAGCATCCGTGACGATGGACAACTGGAAAAAATCTATCCCACCGTCAATCGTTCTGCAAAATTGGCGATGAAAGGCGCCCTTAGCACAGCCATTCTCGATCCGACTGGGGTAATTAACGCCGATAAATTTGAACAAAATTCTGAGCGGGATCTCTATGCGGGTTTAGTCGACCTTGTCCCCACCACCGAAGTGGCCCGTACAGAACGAGATTACCAAAAGCTTATTGATGGCTTGGCCGCCCTAGCGCCCACGGTGGAACGGTTTTTCGATGGAGAAGATAGCGTCCTCGTCATGGCAGAAGACCCCGCCGTGCAGGAAAATCGCCTCAATCTTTTGGGCCTCCTACGGAACCACGCCCGGGTCCTCGCAGATTTTGGGGCGATCGTGAAGCAATAA
- the nth gene encoding endonuclease III, giving the protein MAIQYPRSKKKRALAVLEKLYELYPDATCSLDYETPVQLMVATILSAQCTDERVNKVTPALFARFPDAAAFAGGDLEEIEQLVRSTGFYRNKAKNIQGACQRIMAVFQGEVPQTMEELFTLPGVARKTANVVLAHAFGICAGVTVDTHVKRLSNRLRLTKSDNPVQIERDLMQLIPQPEWENWSIRLIYHGRAVCNARKPRCGDCAIAHLCPSAPKA; this is encoded by the coding sequence ATGGCAATTCAATATCCCCGCAGCAAGAAAAAGCGAGCCTTAGCTGTTCTCGAAAAACTCTATGAACTCTACCCTGATGCCACCTGTAGTTTGGACTATGAAACGCCAGTGCAACTGATGGTGGCGACGATCCTTTCAGCCCAATGTACTGACGAGCGCGTCAATAAAGTGACACCTGCGCTGTTTGCCCGATTCCCTGATGCGGCGGCCTTCGCGGGGGGAGACCTCGAAGAAATTGAACAGTTAGTGCGGTCAACGGGGTTCTATCGCAACAAAGCGAAAAATATCCAGGGAGCTTGCCAACGCATTATGGCGGTTTTCCAAGGGGAAGTGCCCCAAACCATGGAGGAGCTGTTCACGTTACCTGGGGTAGCCCGGAAAACCGCTAATGTTGTTCTCGCCCATGCCTTTGGAATTTGTGCGGGAGTGACGGTGGATACCCATGTGAAACGCTTGAGTAACCGACTGCGCCTGACAAAATCTGACAATCCAGTGCAAATCGAACGGGATTTGATGCAGCTGATCCCCCAACCGGAATGGGAAAACTGGTCCATTCGTCTGATTTACCATGGGCGCGCGGTTTGTAACGCCCGGAAGCCCCGATGTGGTGATTGTGCGATCGCCCATCTTTGCCCTTCTGCACCAAAGGCTTAA
- a CDS encoding hypothetical protein (conserved hypothetical protein) translates to MNTPFVIRRLVEKALFIKQMTPEIEQGINSELTRLGHVSAEDYEALELLMAEMDAGRIQLVPSRCLS, encoded by the coding sequence ATGAATACGCCATTTGTGATCCGTCGTTTAGTAGAAAAAGCCCTTTTCATTAAACAAATGACCCCCGAAATTGAACAGGGCATCAACTCTGAATTAACCCGACTAGGCCATGTTTCTGCCGAGGACTATGAAGCCCTAGAACTGCTGATGGCAGAGATGGATGCTGGACGAATCCAGCTAGTGCCTAGCCGTTGCCTGTCATAG
- a CDS encoding anti-sigma factor antagonist codes for MMEMSRRTVVLRPSHALTAENFEDFWRSLHGAIHGEETTEILVDLHQVEFIDSAVAVVLGQGAKLAEAHGKRLGCSGGNYQVRMVLEVTGMEQFVTIFGDESEFFGDIAPLMAA; via the coding sequence ATGATGGAAATGAGTCGACGGACTGTAGTTTTGCGCCCAAGTCATGCCCTAACCGCCGAAAACTTCGAGGATTTTTGGCGATCGCTCCATGGGGCTATTCATGGTGAAGAAACCACAGAAATCCTGGTTGATTTGCATCAAGTCGAGTTCATTGACAGTGCGGTAGCAGTGGTATTGGGCCAAGGGGCCAAGTTAGCAGAGGCCCATGGAAAGCGCTTGGGATGCTCCGGCGGCAATTACCAGGTGCGCATGGTGCTAGAGGTCACAGGCATGGAGCAATTCGTCACAATTTTTGGGGATGAAAGTGAATTTTTCGGAGACATTGCCCCTTTGATGGCAGCCTAA